The genomic window AAGCCGCCTCGTGGGCCTGCGCCGCGCTGGCGACCGACGGCGAGATCTTCGCCAAGGGCGCCCGCCAGCAGGACATGCTGACCTTCCTCAACGTCTTCCGCAAGGCCGGCGGCTGGTTCGACGTGCGCGAGGACGGCATCCTGTTCCGCCGCGGCGACGCCCTCAAGCCCGTCGTGGTCGAGACCGACGTGCACCCCGGCTTCATGACCGACTGGCAGCAGCCGCTCATTGTCGCGCTCACGCAGGCCCCCGGCACCTCCACCGTCCACGAGACCGTGTACGAGAACCGCCTGGGCTTCACCGAGGCGCTCAACAAGATGGGCGCCGACATCGTCGTGCACCCCAAGGGCATCTCGAGCCCCGATCGTCGGGTGCCGCGTCGCGACCTCGAGCAGGCGGCCGTCATCAACGGACCGACGCCGTTGCACGGCGCCGATGTCGAGGTCCCCGACCTGCGCGGCGGCTACAGCTACGTCATCGCGGCCCTGGCCGCGGAGGGCGAGTCGACCGTGCGCAACATCGGCATCATCCGCCGGGGCTACGAGAAGTTCCTCGAGAAGCTGACCGCTCTCGACGCCGACTTCGACGTCGTGGGCTGATCCGTGGCCGCCTCGCCCGAGAAGACGAAGCCGAGCGCCTTCTGGCCGCTCGCGGCGATCATCGTGCCGATCACGGGCCTGTTCGCCCGGATCGAGATCCGCGGGGGCGAGAACCTCCCGAGCGAGGGCGCCTACGTCATCGCTCCGAACCACAACTCGGAGTTCGACCCCGTGATCGTGGCCGTCGCCGTCTGGCGGCTCGGTCGCGCCCCGCGGTTCATGGCCAAAGAGAGTCTGTTCAAGGTGCCCGTTCTCGGTGCGGCGCTCCGTGCCACCGGTATGGTGCCGGTGCCGCGGGCCTCGACCAGCGCGAACCAATCGATGAAAGCGGCCGAGCAGATCGCCCGCGACGGCCGCGGTGTGATCGTTTACGCGGAGGGAACCCTCACGCGCGACCCCGACCTGTGGCCGATGCGCGGCAAGACCGGGGCGGTTCGCCTGGCCCTGGCCGCCGATCTGCCGCTCATCCCCATGGCGCAGTGGGGCGTGCAGCAGATCCTGCCGCGGTACGGGAAGCTGAAGTTCCCCCGCCGCTCCCACGTCATCGTCGAGTTCGGCCCCGCCATGGACATGAGCGCCTACGCCGCCACGCGCACCCAGCCGGCCACCCTGACGAAGGCCACCGACGCGATGATGAACGAGATCACCGCGATGCTCTCCGGCATCCGGGGTCTTCCCGCTCCCGCGGAGCGCTGGAACCCGTCGCAGCACGGGCAGAACGAGACGGGTCGCCTTGAGCCGTAAGAGCCCCGTGCCGGTCGCCGGACCTAAGGTCGCCGTCGTCGGCGCGGGCAGCTGGGGCACGACGTTCGGCAAGATCCTCGCCGACGGCGGAGCCTCGGTGGTCATGTGGGCGCGCCGCCCCGAGCTGGCCGCAGAGATCACCGAGTCCAAGCGCAACAGCCGCTACCTCTCGGGCATCAACCTGCCGCGGACCATGACGGCCACCACCGACCTCGCCGAGGCGCTGAACGGCGCGGAGCAGATCTTCCTGTCGGTGCCGAGTCAGTCGCTGCGCGACAACCTCGCGGCCATCCGACCCCTCGTCGAGCGCACGGACGTGCCGCTCGTCTCGCTCATGAAGGGCGTCGAGAAGTCGACCGGCCTGCGCATGAGCCAGGTCATCGAACAGGTGCTCCAGTGCGACCCGGCCCGTATCGCCGTGGCATCCGGTCCCAACCTCGCCCTCGAGATCGCCCGCGAGCAGCCCACCGCGGCCGTCATCAGCTCCTTGAGCCCCGAGACCGCCGAGGCCGTGGCCCGCCGCGCGCGCAACAGGTACTTCCGCTCGTTCGTGAACACCGACGTGATCGGCACCGAGTTCGGCGGCGTGCTGAAGAACCTCATCGCCGTCGCGATCGGCATCGTCGACGGCGTCGGCTACGGCGAGAACACGAAAGCCTCGATCATCACGCGCGGCCTCGTGGAGATGACCGACTTCGCCGTGGCGCAGGGCGCCCAGCCCGAGACCCTGCAGGGCCTCGCCGGCCTCGGCGACCTCATCGCGACGTGCCAGTCGCCGCTCAGCCGCAACAACACCGCCGGGCGCCTGCTCGGCCAGGGCTACGGCTACAAAGAGGTCGTGACGCAGATGCAGCAGACCGCGGAGGGCTTGGCATCCGTCGCCCCCGTCCTGCAACTCGCGAGGCAGGTCGGCGTCGACATGCCCATCGTGCAGCAGGTCAAGATGGTGCTCGACGGGACCATGGACCCGCGCGACATCGCACCGCACCTGACGACAGACGACGACCAGCCGCAGGGCGAGAGGACGCAGAATGACCAAACCGGTGGTGGTGGTGCTCTTCGGCGGGCGCTCCAGCGAGCATTCGATCAGTTCCGCCACGGCGGGCGGGGTGCTGCGGGCGATCGACCGTGACCGCTTCCGGGTCATCCCGGTCGGCATCACCCGCGACGGCGCTTTCGTTCTCGAAGACGACGATCCCGACAAGTTCGCGCTGATCCCCGACGCACTGCCCGAGGTGCGCGACAACGGCACGCGCGTTCGCCTGCCCGACTCGACGCTCTCACGCGAGTGGACGGTGACGGATGCCGAGGGCACTCGGTCGCTCGGCGACGTCGACGTCGTGCTGCCGATCCTGCACGGCCGCTTCGGAGAGGACGGTACGGTGCAGGGGCTGCTCGAGCTGCTCGGCATCCCGTACGCCGGCGGCGGAGTGCTCATGTCGGCGATCGGCATGAACAAGCACGTGACCAAGCAGGTGCTGCGCGCCGCGAACGTGCCCGTGGTGCCGTGGGTCGCGGTGACCCGCGCCGACCTCGCGCGCGACCGCTCGCTGTGGGAGCGCCGCATCCGAGCGCTCGACCTGCCCGTGTTCGTCAAGCCGAACGAGGCCGGCTCCAGCGTCGGCGTCACGAAGGTGTCGCAGTGGGATGACCTCGACGCCGCTCTCGACACCGCGTTCGCCGAAGACGGGCTGGTGCTGGTCGAGAAGGCGATCGTCGGCCGCGAGGTGGAGTGCGGCGTGCTGCCCGGGCGCGATGGCGGACCGGTGCGTGTCAGCGTCGCCGGCGAGATCGTCGTGACGGGGCGCGAGTTCTACGACTTCGAGGCGAAGTACCTCGGGGCTGCCGGCGTCGAGCTCGTGTGCCCCGCCGACCTGCGCGACGGCGAGCTCGCCGAGATGCAGCGGATCGCCGCCCAGGCGTTCGAGGCAATCGGCGGCCAGGGTCTCGCGCGCGTCGACTTCTTCTACACCGGCACCGAGTTCTACGTGAACGAGGTCAACACCATGCCCGGGTTCACGCCGATCTCGATGTTCCCGACCTGCTGGATCGCCTCGGGCCTGTCGTACCCCGACCTCATCAGCGACCTGCTCGACGCGGCCCTCGCGAAGGCCTGAGTCGCGGCCCGACTCGCCGTGCGCAACGGCGGGCCGGGCCGGCGGCGCGCCGTCGCCGGGGTCGGTGACGCCGGTGTGTCGGGAAGAGTCCCGCGGTTGCGCACGCGGGGTCGGACGCGGCGCGCGCTACGGCGTCGGGCTCGGCGAGGGCGTGGCGTCGGAGGCCGAGGTGCACACGGCGCCCGTCGACGGCAGGTACTGGCTGATCAGCGGTCCGAGGGCCTGGGCCACATCGGCGCTGCTGGCCTCTTTGTAGTCCAGGTAGACCTGGACCGCGGGGCTGCGCCCGAACGTCGTCAGGGTGTACCGGTTGTCGGCCGCCTGCGACTCGTCGACCAGCCAGTCCACGCCGTTGAACGGGCGACACGGCAGGGTGGACGGGCCGGGGGTCTCGAGCCCGCACGTCATGAGGATCGCGGTGGGATCTCCCCACGCACCGGTCG from Microbacterium testaceum includes these protein-coding regions:
- a CDS encoding NAD(P)H-dependent glycerol-3-phosphate dehydrogenase, which translates into the protein MSRKSPVPVAGPKVAVVGAGSWGTTFGKILADGGASVVMWARRPELAAEITESKRNSRYLSGINLPRTMTATTDLAEALNGAEQIFLSVPSQSLRDNLAAIRPLVERTDVPLVSLMKGVEKSTGLRMSQVIEQVLQCDPARIAVASGPNLALEIAREQPTAAVISSLSPETAEAVARRARNRYFRSFVNTDVIGTEFGGVLKNLIAVAIGIVDGVGYGENTKASIITRGLVEMTDFAVAQGAQPETLQGLAGLGDLIATCQSPLSRNNTAGRLLGQGYGYKEVVTQMQQTAEGLASVAPVLQLARQVGVDMPIVQQVKMVLDGTMDPRDIAPHLTTDDDQPQGERTQNDQTGGGGALRRALQRAFDQFRHGGRGAAGDRP
- a CDS encoding lysophospholipid acyltransferase family protein, coding for MAASPEKTKPSAFWPLAAIIVPITGLFARIEIRGGENLPSEGAYVIAPNHNSEFDPVIVAVAVWRLGRAPRFMAKESLFKVPVLGAALRATGMVPVPRASTSANQSMKAAEQIARDGRGVIVYAEGTLTRDPDLWPMRGKTGAVRLALAADLPLIPMAQWGVQQILPRYGKLKFPRRSHVIVEFGPAMDMSAYAATRTQPATLTKATDAMMNEITAMLSGIRGLPAPAERWNPSQHGQNETGRLEP
- a CDS encoding DUF3515 family protein, yielding MPRSSRLLALLAAAALLPGLAACSTTVAMQPAKNANDPACAEITSRLPQTISGQNRRWTDAQSTGAWGDPTAILMTCGLETPGPSTLPCRPFNGVDWLVDESQAADNRYTLTTFGRSPAVQVYLDYKEASSADVAQALGPLISQYLPSTGAVCTSASDATPSPSPTP
- a CDS encoding D-alanine--D-alanine ligase family protein, which gives rise to MTKPVVVVLFGGRSSEHSISSATAGGVLRAIDRDRFRVIPVGITRDGAFVLEDDDPDKFALIPDALPEVRDNGTRVRLPDSTLSREWTVTDAEGTRSLGDVDVVLPILHGRFGEDGTVQGLLELLGIPYAGGGVLMSAIGMNKHVTKQVLRAANVPVVPWVAVTRADLARDRSLWERRIRALDLPVFVKPNEAGSSVGVTKVSQWDDLDAALDTAFAEDGLVLVEKAIVGREVECGVLPGRDGGPVRVSVAGEIVVTGREFYDFEAKYLGAAGVELVCPADLRDGELAEMQRIAAQAFEAIGGQGLARVDFFYTGTEFYVNEVNTMPGFTPISMFPTCWIASGLSYPDLISDLLDAALAKA